Proteins encoded in a region of the Aquila chrysaetos chrysaetos chromosome 25, bAquChr1.4, whole genome shotgun sequence genome:
- the LOC115335846 gene encoding uncharacterized protein LOC115335846 isoform X4 — protein sequence MPGRLNSRKPVLYLNKITYIKTAKSWRADSVCLNIYPSSDQALCSHDSMISTLHIYGLSGCWAPRACLPHAWGAVEPPPSSHPPGRGGISLKGLVAAARVLTVAGGVDTLPHPCLATRARVGKKGEKRAEMVLALLVYSFREDSCCLLPVVLWAPWETCHLQQGSSGLLGWEQASLRVPCHLGAVLRVRRSPEGAAGAGDTECAWCSPLLWCFPRGLCWGCRGGWLHGARGSGAPRSQRCPQCCARRGLAWLSISCCSCGAGCMERCCGSWCWGWSRASWYKSLHNPSSCSHGGAGEGAPAASCSTETAFGLGSLSSKLVDPHLRSSQNWFRKRRLQMYFINLNCDNSLTRALPCTPHGLSYMSREGSNIGLTRPAFPRTARCGISQPPAAAAPAILLSSLFPSAGKAAALLAGLRPQAAGPHRAPALVVFRRAKQLVPLPLHGAGWDSPPPGRCCELRIASVCPSLQGHCLPCLAP from the exons ATGCCAGGGAGGCTCAACTCCAGGAAACCTGTTCTCTATTTAAATAAGATAACATATATTAAAACCGCCAAATCTTGGCGAGCTGACAGCGTCTGTCTAAATATTTATCCCTCTTCCGATCAGGCGCTGTGTTCCCATGACAGCATGATTAGCACTTTGCATATTTATGGCCTTTCTGGGTGCTGGGCTCCCCGCGCCTGTCTGCCCCATGCCTGGGGGGCCGTGGAGCCCCCCCCATCTTCCCACCCACCCGGCAGAG GTGGCATCTCACTGAAAGGGCTGGTGGCAGCTGCCCGGGTCCTGACAGTGGCTGGGGGTGTTGATACGCTACCTCATCCCTGCCTCGCCACACGCGCTCGGGTTggtaaaaaaggagaaaaaagggcagaaatggTGCTAGCGCTTCTCGTGTACAGCTTCCGAGAGGATTcgtgctgcctcctgcctgttGTGCTCTGGGCACCGTGGGAGACGTGCCACCTGCAGCAGGGTAGCTCTGGGCTCCTGGGGTGGGAGCAGGCGTCACTGCGGGTCCCTTGTCACCTGGGAGCAGTGCTGCGGGTGAGGAGGAGCCCcgagggggctgcaggagcgGGGGACACAGAGTGTGCTTGGTGTTCCCCCCTGCTGTGGTGCTTTCCCAGGGGGTTGTGTtggggctgcagaggtgggTGGCTCCATGGGGCTCGTGGGAGCGGTGCCCCCCGGTCACAGCGGTGCCCCCAGTGCTGTGCTCGCCGGGGTCTGGCCTGGCTGagcatctcctgctgcagctgcggTGCTGGCTGCATGGAACGCTGCTGTGGGTCTTGGTGTTGGGGCTGGTCACGCGCCAGCTGGTATAAATCTCTGCACAATCCCTCAAGCTGTAGCCatgggggggctggggaaggggcacctgctgcctcctgctccacAGAGACTGCCTTTGGCTTGGGCTCACTTTCATCTAAATTGGTAGATCCCCATCTCAGGAGTTCTCAAAATTGGTTTAGGAAAAGAAGacttcaaatgtattttattaatcttAATTGTGACAACTCTTTGACACGAGCTCTTCCCTGCACCCCGCATGGCCTGTCCTACATGTCCCGTGAGGGATCAAACATCGGTTTAACCAGACCAGCCTTCCCCCGCACGGCGCGGTGCGGCATCTCACAGCCCCCGGCAGCGGCAGCACCAGCAATCCTGCTCTCATCCCTCTTCCCCTCTGCGGGGAAAGCGGCAGCTCTTCTCGCCGGGCTCAGACCCCAGGCAGCCGGACCCCACCGTGCTCCTGCCCTGGTTGTTTTCCGTCGGGCGAAGCAGCTCgtgccccttcccctccacgGTGCCGGGTGGGACTCCCCTCCCCCGGGCAGATGCTGCGAGCTGCGCATAGCAAGCGTGTGCCCATCCCTgcag GGGCATTGCCTCCCGTGCCTGGCCCCGTGA
- the LOC115335846 gene encoding hexosaminidase D-like isoform X2, translated as MAFQRSHRLNLLRLVVLLLVALAGIKFLFRDSFTLELHKHVSKDSGFWGDVGDTGQDTGPQSQALDLSVAKITAPRQDPGQQVSRDVSATEMRLVHLDLKGAAPRVSYLEQVFPLLSQLGANGILIEYEDMFPFKGELEILKSPYAYSEDDIERIQQLAELHKLEVVPLVQTFGHVEFILKHEKYQHLREVERFPNSFNPHVPDTLALLKSILSQVIEKHRRSTWIHIGADEVFHLGEGMDSKNWMSRNKGDTGTMYLKHIKEVLGFITTQYWGLRVLMWDDMLRKISVGALQESGIAKHVSPMVWFYAPDFEAEQIGPFLAKYAESGFEAVWFASAFKGTTGPAQTWPPLSYHLKNHLSWLKVMQALPQLAPLRFQGIVLTGWQRYDHYSVLCELLPVGIPSLAVCLQTLVNGGFTEETKRKVLDALGFQSMQLEQSTCEGRGAFPGVEIYHMVEQVNGHLKESILKALEEESAIKGWFSPYHRKRQFGNPRNMESFGSKVLKLHEDWESFVRDLRAHLERVYFPDTVEEWMEENINPYLDQLRDLVRDYRAIIRLNARPKAT; from the exons ATGGCCTTCCAGCGGAGCCACAGGCTGAACCTGCTGCGCCTCGTCGTGCTGCTCCTCGTGGCCTTGGCCGGCATCAAGTTTCTCTTCCGCGACAG CTTTACCCTGGAGCTGCACAAGCACGTCAGCAAGGACAGTGGCTTCTGGGGGGACGTGGGTGATACCGGCCAGGACACCGGCCCCCAGAGCCAGGCTCTGGACCTCTCCGTGGCAAAGATAACGGCCCCGAGGCAAGATCCTGGGCAGCAGGTCTCCAGGGATGTCAGCGCCACCGAGATGAGGCTGGTCCACCTGGACCTCAAGGGAGCTGCGCCCAGGGTCTCCTACCTGGAGCAG GTGTTCCCCCTCCTGTCCCAGCTGGGAGCCAACGGCATCCTCATCGAGTACGAGGACATGTTCCCCTTCAAGGGGGAGCTGGAAATCCTCAAGTCCCCATACGCTTACAG tGAGGATGACATCGAGCGGatccagcagctggcagagctccaCAAGCTGGAGGTGGTTCCCCTGGTGCAGACCTTTGGGCACGTGGAG TTCATCCTCAAGCACGAGAAGTACCAGCACCTGCGGGAGGTCGAGCGCTTCCCCAACAGCTTCAACCCCCACGTCCCCGACACCCTGGCCCTGCTCAAGAGCATCTTGTCGCAGGTGATCGAGAAGCACAGGCGCTCCACCTGGATCCACATCGGCGCGGACGAG GTCTTCCATCTCGGGGAGGGGATGGACTCCAAGAACTGGATGAGCCGCAACAAGGGTGACACGGGGACCATGTACCTGAAGCACATCAAGGAGGTGCTGGGCTTCATCACCACGCAGTACTGGGGGCTGCGGGTGCTCATGTGGGACGACATGCTGAGGAAGATCAGCGTGGGAGCCCTGCAGG AGTCCGGGATAGCAAAGCACGTCTCACCCATGGTGTGGTTCTATGCACCCGACTTCGAGGCTGAGCAGATCG GGCCATTCCTCGCCAAGTACGCAGAGAGCGGCTTTGAGGCGGTGTGGTTTGCCAGCGCCTTCAAGGGCACCACGGGACCGGCGCAGACCTGGCCTCCCCTGAGCTACCACCTGAAAAACCACCTGAGCTGGCTGAAGGTGATGCAGGCCCTGCCACAGCTGGCCCCGCTGCGCTTCCAGGGCATCGTCCTCACCGGCTGGCAGAG GTACGATCACTACTCGGTGCTCTGCGAGCTGCTGCCCGTCGGCATCCCCTCCCTGGCCGTCTGCCTGCAGACCCTGGTGAACG GGGGCTTCACGGAAGAGACGAAGAGGAAGGTCCTGGACGCGCTGGGCTTCCAGAGcatgcagctggagcagagcacGTG cgAGGGCAGGGGAGCGTTCCCCGGCGTGGAGATCTACCACATGGTCGAGCAGGTTAATGGCCACCTGAAGGAGAGCATCCTTAAGgccctggaggaggagag CGCCATCAAGGGCTGGTTTAGCCCCTATCACCGGAAGCGCCAATTCGGCAACCCCCGCAACATGGAGAGCTTCGGCAGCAAGGTGCTGAA GCTCCATGAGGACTGGGAGAGCTTCGTCCGTGACCTGCGCGCCCACCTGGAGAGGGTCTACTTCCCTGACACGGTGGAGGAGTGGATGGAGGAGAACATCAACCCCTACCTGGACCAGCTGCGGGACCTGGTGCGCGACTACCGAGCCATCATCCGCCTCAACGCCAGGCCCAAGGCGACGTAG
- the LOC115335846 gene encoding hexosaminidase D-like isoform X1, with translation MGTRVAGGVSPMSPFYGSRAALVRGAGHGMWGCTGSPALWVPWGAATQPDPCACPTEMAFQRSHRLNLLRLVVLLLVALAGIKFLFRDSFTLELHKHVSKDSGFWGDVGDTGQDTGPQSQALDLSVAKITAPRQDPGQQVSRDVSATEMRLVHLDLKGAAPRVSYLEQVFPLLSQLGANGILIEYEDMFPFKGELEILKSPYAYSEDDIERIQQLAELHKLEVVPLVQTFGHVEFILKHEKYQHLREVERFPNSFNPHVPDTLALLKSILSQVIEKHRRSTWIHIGADEVFHLGEGMDSKNWMSRNKGDTGTMYLKHIKEVLGFITTQYWGLRVLMWDDMLRKISVGALQESGIAKHVSPMVWFYAPDFEAEQIGPFLAKYAESGFEAVWFASAFKGTTGPAQTWPPLSYHLKNHLSWLKVMQALPQLAPLRFQGIVLTGWQRYDHYSVLCELLPVGIPSLAVCLQTLVNGGFTEETKRKVLDALGFQSMQLEQSTCEGRGAFPGVEIYHMVEQVNGHLKESILKALEEESAIKGWFSPYHRKRQFGNPRNMESFGSKVLKLHEDWESFVRDLRAHLERVYFPDTVEEWMEENINPYLDQLRDLVRDYRAIIRLNARPKAT, from the exons ATGGGGACCAGGGTGGCGGGAGGGGTCTCCCCCATGTCCCCTTTCTATGGGTCTCGAGCTGCCCTGGTCAGGGGAGCAGGACACGGTATGTGGGGTTGCACGGGGTCGCCTGCGCTCTGGGTCCCTTGGGGTGCTGCCACACAGCCAGACCCCTGTGCATGCCCCACAGAGATGGCCTTCCAGCGGAGCCACAGGCTGAACCTGCTGCGCCTCGTCGTGCTGCTCCTCGTGGCCTTGGCCGGCATCAAGTTTCTCTTCCGCGACAG CTTTACCCTGGAGCTGCACAAGCACGTCAGCAAGGACAGTGGCTTCTGGGGGGACGTGGGTGATACCGGCCAGGACACCGGCCCCCAGAGCCAGGCTCTGGACCTCTCCGTGGCAAAGATAACGGCCCCGAGGCAAGATCCTGGGCAGCAGGTCTCCAGGGATGTCAGCGCCACCGAGATGAGGCTGGTCCACCTGGACCTCAAGGGAGCTGCGCCCAGGGTCTCCTACCTGGAGCAG GTGTTCCCCCTCCTGTCCCAGCTGGGAGCCAACGGCATCCTCATCGAGTACGAGGACATGTTCCCCTTCAAGGGGGAGCTGGAAATCCTCAAGTCCCCATACGCTTACAG tGAGGATGACATCGAGCGGatccagcagctggcagagctccaCAAGCTGGAGGTGGTTCCCCTGGTGCAGACCTTTGGGCACGTGGAG TTCATCCTCAAGCACGAGAAGTACCAGCACCTGCGGGAGGTCGAGCGCTTCCCCAACAGCTTCAACCCCCACGTCCCCGACACCCTGGCCCTGCTCAAGAGCATCTTGTCGCAGGTGATCGAGAAGCACAGGCGCTCCACCTGGATCCACATCGGCGCGGACGAG GTCTTCCATCTCGGGGAGGGGATGGACTCCAAGAACTGGATGAGCCGCAACAAGGGTGACACGGGGACCATGTACCTGAAGCACATCAAGGAGGTGCTGGGCTTCATCACCACGCAGTACTGGGGGCTGCGGGTGCTCATGTGGGACGACATGCTGAGGAAGATCAGCGTGGGAGCCCTGCAGG AGTCCGGGATAGCAAAGCACGTCTCACCCATGGTGTGGTTCTATGCACCCGACTTCGAGGCTGAGCAGATCG GGCCATTCCTCGCCAAGTACGCAGAGAGCGGCTTTGAGGCGGTGTGGTTTGCCAGCGCCTTCAAGGGCACCACGGGACCGGCGCAGACCTGGCCTCCCCTGAGCTACCACCTGAAAAACCACCTGAGCTGGCTGAAGGTGATGCAGGCCCTGCCACAGCTGGCCCCGCTGCGCTTCCAGGGCATCGTCCTCACCGGCTGGCAGAG GTACGATCACTACTCGGTGCTCTGCGAGCTGCTGCCCGTCGGCATCCCCTCCCTGGCCGTCTGCCTGCAGACCCTGGTGAACG GGGGCTTCACGGAAGAGACGAAGAGGAAGGTCCTGGACGCGCTGGGCTTCCAGAGcatgcagctggagcagagcacGTG cgAGGGCAGGGGAGCGTTCCCCGGCGTGGAGATCTACCACATGGTCGAGCAGGTTAATGGCCACCTGAAGGAGAGCATCCTTAAGgccctggaggaggagag CGCCATCAAGGGCTGGTTTAGCCCCTATCACCGGAAGCGCCAATTCGGCAACCCCCGCAACATGGAGAGCTTCGGCAGCAAGGTGCTGAA GCTCCATGAGGACTGGGAGAGCTTCGTCCGTGACCTGCGCGCCCACCTGGAGAGGGTCTACTTCCCTGACACGGTGGAGGAGTGGATGGAGGAGAACATCAACCCCTACCTGGACCAGCTGCGGGACCTGGTGCGCGACTACCGAGCCATCATCCGCCTCAACGCCAGGCCCAAGGCGACGTAG
- the LOC115335846 gene encoding uncharacterized protein LOC115335846 isoform X3 → MPGRLNSRKPVLYLNKITYIKTAKSWRADSVCLNIYPSSDQALCSHDSMISTLHIYGLSGCWAPRACLPHAWGAVEPPPSSHPPGRGGISLKGLVAAARVLTVAGGVDTLPHPCLATRARVGKKGEKRAEMVLALLVYSFREDSCCLLPVVLWAPWETCHLQQGSSGLLGWEQASLRVPCHLGAVLRVRRSPEGAAGAGDTECAWCSPLLWCFPRGLCWGCRGGWLHGARGSGAPRSQRCPQCCARRGLAWLSISCCSCGAGCMERCCGSWCWGWSRASWYKSLHNPSSCSHGGAGEGAPAASCSTETAFGLGSLSSKLVDPHLRSSQNWFRKRRLQMYFINLNCDNSLTRALPCTPHGLSYMSREGSNIGLTRPAFPRTARCGISQPPAAAAPAILLSSLFPSAGKAAALLAGLRPQAAGPHRAPALVVFRRAKQLVPLPLHGAGWDSPPPGRCCELRIASVCPSLQVLGGSGLLPSPQRCLWPCRCPSPGQHCPLPACARVVPSHLSSVRRGIASRAWPRDATPPSCPVTQPLSWR, encoded by the exons ATGCCAGGGAGGCTCAACTCCAGGAAACCTGTTCTCTATTTAAATAAGATAACATATATTAAAACCGCCAAATCTTGGCGAGCTGACAGCGTCTGTCTAAATATTTATCCCTCTTCCGATCAGGCGCTGTGTTCCCATGACAGCATGATTAGCACTTTGCATATTTATGGCCTTTCTGGGTGCTGGGCTCCCCGCGCCTGTCTGCCCCATGCCTGGGGGGCCGTGGAGCCCCCCCCATCTTCCCACCCACCCGGCAGAG GTGGCATCTCACTGAAAGGGCTGGTGGCAGCTGCCCGGGTCCTGACAGTGGCTGGGGGTGTTGATACGCTACCTCATCCCTGCCTCGCCACACGCGCTCGGGTTggtaaaaaaggagaaaaaagggcagaaatggTGCTAGCGCTTCTCGTGTACAGCTTCCGAGAGGATTcgtgctgcctcctgcctgttGTGCTCTGGGCACCGTGGGAGACGTGCCACCTGCAGCAGGGTAGCTCTGGGCTCCTGGGGTGGGAGCAGGCGTCACTGCGGGTCCCTTGTCACCTGGGAGCAGTGCTGCGGGTGAGGAGGAGCCCcgagggggctgcaggagcgGGGGACACAGAGTGTGCTTGGTGTTCCCCCCTGCTGTGGTGCTTTCCCAGGGGGTTGTGTtggggctgcagaggtgggTGGCTCCATGGGGCTCGTGGGAGCGGTGCCCCCCGGTCACAGCGGTGCCCCCAGTGCTGTGCTCGCCGGGGTCTGGCCTGGCTGagcatctcctgctgcagctgcggTGCTGGCTGCATGGAACGCTGCTGTGGGTCTTGGTGTTGGGGCTGGTCACGCGCCAGCTGGTATAAATCTCTGCACAATCCCTCAAGCTGTAGCCatgggggggctggggaaggggcacctgctgcctcctgctccacAGAGACTGCCTTTGGCTTGGGCTCACTTTCATCTAAATTGGTAGATCCCCATCTCAGGAGTTCTCAAAATTGGTTTAGGAAAAGAAGacttcaaatgtattttattaatcttAATTGTGACAACTCTTTGACACGAGCTCTTCCCTGCACCCCGCATGGCCTGTCCTACATGTCCCGTGAGGGATCAAACATCGGTTTAACCAGACCAGCCTTCCCCCGCACGGCGCGGTGCGGCATCTCACAGCCCCCGGCAGCGGCAGCACCAGCAATCCTGCTCTCATCCCTCTTCCCCTCTGCGGGGAAAGCGGCAGCTCTTCTCGCCGGGCTCAGACCCCAGGCAGCCGGACCCCACCGTGCTCCTGCCCTGGTTGTTTTCCGTCGGGCGAAGCAGCTCgtgccccttcccctccacgGTGCCGGGTGGGACTCCCCTCCCCCGGGCAGATGCTGCGAGCTGCGCATAGCAAGCGTGTGCCCATCCCTgcaggtgctgggggggtccGGGCTGTTGCCCTCGCCCCAGCGGTGCCTGTGGCCGTGCCGGTGCCCATCCCCAGGGCAGCATTGCCCATTGCCAGCATGTGCCCGGGTGGTCCCCAGTCACCTCTCCTCTGTCCGCAGGGGCATTGCCTCCCGTGCCTGGCCCCGTGATGCCACCCCACCCAGCTGCCCAGTGACACAGCCCTTGTCTTGGAGGTGA